A section of the Phaseolus vulgaris cultivar G19833 chromosome 8, P. vulgaris v2.0, whole genome shotgun sequence genome encodes:
- the LOC137826481 gene encoding CASP-like protein 2D1 — protein MLKLFDSSLRLCAVPLSVATIWVTVTNQQDNSSYGMLKYYKFSALKYMVLVSALCACYALVAAACSWFRYYASKAWIFFLSDQIVAYLTMTSVGAISEIYYLAYNGAKEDSWSEACSSYGRFCSKVKLALILHAITFCCFFLLAVISAFRAFSVFDPPYVNSQEVQGD, from the exons ATGCTTAAGCTCTTTGATTCGTCTCTAAGGCTCTGTGCGGTTCCTTTATCTGTGGCAACCATATGGGTTACTGTCACTAACCAGCAGGACAACAGCAGCTATGGAATGCTGAAATATTACAAATTCTCTGCTCTCAA GTATATGGTTTTAGTCAGTGCCCTCTGTGCATGTTATGCTCTTGTTGCTGCTGCTTGCTCATGGTTCAGATACTACGCATCCAAAGCATGGATTTTCTTTCTCTCTGATCAG ATTGTGGCATATCTAACGATGACATCAGTTGGTGCAATAAGTGAGATCTATTACCTTGCTTACAATGGTGCAAAGGAAGATTCTTGGAGCGAAGCCTGCAGTTCCTATGGCAGGTTTTGCAGCAAAGTTAAGTTGGCTTTGATACTGCATGCCATCACATTTTGCTGCTTCTTTCTTTTAGCCGTCATTTCAGCTTTCAGAGCGTTTAGTGTCTTTGATCCTCCTTATGTTAATTCTCAAGAGGTGCAGGGAGATTAA